AATATTTTAACTCCATTTTTAGATAGATATTTTACAACTTCCTTTGCTCCAAATCCATAACTATTAGCTTTGACTACTGCCATTATCTCTTTAGGGTAGACCCTCTCCCTTATCTTGTTTATATTAAAAAGTAAATTGTCCATCTCTATTTCTAACCATGCTCTCATTTGTTCCCTCTCTTCTGCAATACTCTCACTAATAATAAACAGAGTTTTCCAATGGTATAAAACCATTGGAAAACTTTAAAATTACCTTGTACCATTTTATTATAACTCAAATTTTAAAATTAAACTAATATTTTTTCCTCTGTCTCTTTTTTATCTTCAGCTTGAAGTTTTTTCTCTATTCCACCATTTCCTCTATCTTTTCTATTTTTATCTAATAGATATACTATTGGAGTAGCTATAAACACTGAACTGTATGTTCCAGCTAAAATTCCAATCAATAGAGTAACTATAAATGTTCTTAGAGAATCCCCTCCAAATACTAATATTGCAATAATCGCAAATAAAGTTGTAACTGAAGTATTTATAGATCTTACCATTACCTGATTTATACTTTTATCTAGTATCTCTTCAAAAGTAAGTTTTTTCTTAGTTTTACGTTTTATATTCTCTCTTATTCTATCAAATACTACTATAGTATCGTTGATTGAATACCCTAAAATAGTTAGAACTGCTGCTATAAATGGTGTATCTACCTCATAACCTAGTAGAGATATCACTCCAATAGCTATGATTAAATCGTGAATCAAAGCAACTATTGCTCCCAATGAGAATACGAACTCAAATCTAACTGTAATATAAGCTACTATCAATACTGATCCTATTAATAGTGAGTATATTGCTGAACTTTTTAGTTCCTTCCCTATACTAGCTCCAACTTTTTCCACTTTATCAATATTGTACTTTCCAATTGTACCTAAACTTTCTAATAAAGTCTCTTTCTGATCTTCAGATAGTTCCTGTGTTCTTATTATTACTGTATTCCCTTCTGAAACCTGTACTTTTCTACTATTTCCTGCTAATTGTGGAACACTTTTAGCCACCTTATCTAAAACACTATTTACCTCATTTAATGAAACTGTTTTATCATATTTTATCTGAGTTAAACTTCCTCCAGAGAAATCTATTCCATAGTTTAATCCCTTTGTAAAAATAACTCCTAGGGAAAGTACTACAAGTACTACAGATAGTCCTAGAAATTTCTTAGTATTTTTTACAATTCCTATTTGCATATGTCTCTCCCCTCCACTCCAAATAATTCAGGCTTTTTCAAATTAAATACATTTACAAAAGTCAATAAAAGAATTTTTGTTATTGTTATTGCAGTAAACATAGATGCAAGTGTACCTATTGTCAATGTTACAGCAAATCCTTTTACTGGTCCTGTTCCAAATGTAAATAAAATCGTTGTAATTATAAGTGTTGTTAGGTTTGAGTCAAATATTGCTACAAATCCCTTGCTAAATCCTGTATTTATACCATTTATTACAGTATTTCCTAATCTTAACTCCTCTTTTATTCTTTCAAAGATAATTACATTGGCGTCAACTGCCATTCCCGCTGAAAGAATAAGTCCTGCTATACCAGGTAGTGTCAATGTAGCATCTATGAAATTTAATGCTCCAAAAGTTGTTAAACCAAAAATTACTAGTGCTATATCTGCTACAATTCCAGGTAATCTATAGAATACTATCATAAATATTCCAATCAATCCCATTGCAAACATTGCAGCTTTTTTACTCTGTGCTATAGATTCATCTCCTAGAGAAGCTCCTACTGTTCTTGTCTCTACTATCTCTGCTTTTACTGGAAGTGCTCCTGCATTCAATAGTGTTGCTGTAGCTTTTGCCTCTTCTACTGTATAGTTTCCTGTAATTACTCCACTTCCACTTGGAATTTCAGAGTTAATCATAGGTGCTGTTTGTATTGTTCCATCAAGTGTTATTGCCAATTGTTTTCCAATATTATTTCTTGTTATCTCAGCAAATTTTATAGCCCCATCTTGATTCATCTCAAATTGTATCTGTGGTCTTCCTAAGTTATCATAAGAAACATCAGCTTTTTTTAATGCTCCACCAGTTAGTAGAGTCTCTCCTAACGTTCCATCTGGATTCATTATTCTAAACTCCAATAGAGCTGTTTTTCCTATCATTTTTATAGCATCTTCTGTATTGCTAATTCCTGGTAACTCAACTATTACCTTTGTATCTCCAGCTTTTTGAACCACTGATTCAGCTAC
This region of Fusobacterium sp. SYSU M8D902 genomic DNA includes:
- the secF gene encoding protein translocase subunit SecF, with translation MQIGIVKNTKKFLGLSVVLVVLSLGVIFTKGLNYGIDFSGGSLTQIKYDKTVSLNEVNSVLDKVAKSVPQLAGNSRKVQVSEGNTVIIRTQELSEDQKETLLESLGTIGKYNIDKVEKVGASIGKELKSSAIYSLLIGSVLIVAYITVRFEFVFSLGAIVALIHDLIIAIGVISLLGYEVDTPFIAAVLTILGYSINDTIVVFDRIRENIKRKTKKKLTFEEILDKSINQVMVRSINTSVTTLFAIIAILVFGGDSLRTFIVTLLIGILAGTYSSVFIATPIVYLLDKNRKDRGNGGIEKKLQAEDKKETEEKILV
- the secD gene encoding protein translocase subunit SecD gives rise to the protein MSSKLMMRLLLVIMVVCGAIWLSFAKPTKLGLDLKGGVYVVLEAVPEEGVTIDSEAMDRLIEVLDRRINGLGVAESVVQKAGDTKVIVELPGISNTEDAIKMIGKTALLEFRIMNPDGTLGETLLTGGALKKADVSYDNLGRPQIQFEMNQDGAIKFAEITRNNIGKQLAITLDGTIQTAPMINSEIPSGSGVITGNYTVEEAKATATLLNAGALPVKAEIVETRTVGASLGDESIAQSKKAAMFAMGLIGIFMIVFYRLPGIVADIALVIFGLTTFGALNFIDATLTLPGIAGLILSAGMAVDANVIIFERIKEELRLGNTVINGINTGFSKGFVAIFDSNLTTLIITTILFTFGTGPVKGFAVTLTIGTLASMFTAITITKILLLTFVNVFNLKKPELFGVEGRDICK